A genomic segment from Chitinophaga flava encodes:
- the fabF gene encoding beta-ketoacyl-ACP synthase II, with protein sequence MQPRRVVVTGLGALTPLGNSVAEFWHGLANGVSGADYIRQFDASKFKTRFACELKNFDPTNYLDKKEARKMDPFTQTAVIAADQAIQDANINKDKIDVDRAGVIWGTGVGGMINFSHELREFHTGDGTPRFSPFLITRLILDIAAGYISIRHGFRGPNFSVVSACASATNAIIEAMYSIRYGKTDLVVTGGSENVINEPCVGGFNAMKALSERNDDPKTASRPFDLDRDGFVMGEGAGALVLESLDHALARGAKIYAELAGGGATADAHHITAPHPEGLGAMNVMRQALADSGLQANDIDYINVHGTSTPLGDIAEVKAIQKVFGEHAYDLNISSTKSMTGHLLGAAGAIESIAAIMSIINGLVPPTINHFTDDPQLDPKLNFTFNTAQKREVRAALSNTFGFGGHNASVIFKKFVP encoded by the coding sequence ATGCAACCAAGACGAGTTGTCGTTACAGGTTTAGGCGCTCTTACACCGCTCGGCAATTCCGTAGCCGAATTCTGGCACGGATTGGCGAACGGTGTATCCGGCGCGGATTATATCCGTCAATTTGACGCTTCCAAGTTCAAAACCCGTTTTGCTTGTGAACTGAAGAATTTCGACCCTACTAACTACCTGGATAAGAAGGAGGCCCGCAAGATGGACCCCTTTACACAAACAGCGGTGATAGCCGCAGATCAGGCAATACAGGACGCCAATATCAACAAGGACAAGATCGATGTGGATCGGGCCGGTGTGATATGGGGTACCGGTGTTGGTGGGATGATTAACTTCAGTCACGAGTTAAGAGAATTTCATACCGGAGACGGGACTCCCCGTTTCAGCCCTTTCCTGATCACCAGGCTTATTCTTGATATTGCCGCTGGTTATATTTCTATCCGCCACGGCTTCAGAGGGCCTAATTTTTCCGTTGTATCTGCCTGTGCTTCTGCCACCAATGCAATCATTGAGGCGATGTACAGTATCCGTTATGGTAAAACCGATCTGGTAGTTACCGGCGGCTCGGAAAATGTGATCAACGAACCTTGTGTGGGTGGTTTTAACGCCATGAAGGCTTTGTCTGAAAGAAATGATGATCCTAAGACCGCTTCCCGTCCTTTCGACCTCGACCGCGATGGTTTTGTAATGGGAGAAGGTGCAGGTGCGCTGGTACTGGAATCATTGGATCATGCGTTGGCGAGAGGTGCAAAAATTTATGCTGAATTAGCCGGCGGAGGCGCTACAGCAGATGCCCATCATATCACAGCCCCTCATCCGGAAGGACTGGGTGCGATGAACGTAATGCGGCAGGCGCTGGCAGATTCCGGTTTACAGGCTAATGATATTGATTATATCAACGTACATGGTACTTCTACCCCACTGGGTGATATCGCAGAAGTAAAGGCTATTCAGAAAGTATTTGGTGAACATGCTTATGATCTCAACATCAGCTCCACCAAATCCATGACAGGCCACTTACTCGGTGCAGCCGGTGCTATTGAGTCAATAGCTGCTATCATGTCTATCATCAATGGTCTTGTACCACCCACAATTAACCATTTTACCGACGACCCTCAGCTGGACCCGAAATTAAACTTTACCTTTAACACTGCACAGAAGAGAGAAGTAAGAGCTGCATTATCCAACACCTTTGGTTTTGGCGGACATAATGCCTCTGTTATTTTCAAAAAATTTGTTCCTTGA
- a CDS encoding acyl carrier protein, with protein sequence MSDIASRVKKIIIDKLGVDEAEVTPEASFTNDLGADSLDTVELIMEFEKEFNISIPDEQAETITTVGQAVVYLEEHVK encoded by the coding sequence ATGTCAGACATTGCATCAAGAGTTAAAAAGATCATCATTGACAAATTGGGCGTTGACGAAGCCGAGGTAACTCCTGAAGCCTCCTTCACCAACGACTTAGGCGCTGACTCTTTGGATACGGTAGAACTGATTATGGAATTCGAAAAAGAATTCAACATCTCCATTCCTGACGAACAAGCTGAAACTATTACTACTGTTGGCCAGGCAGTTGTTTACCTGGAAGAACATGTAAAATAA
- a CDS encoding efflux RND transporter periplasmic adaptor subunit — MPNINKTVRSTIIVVAVGIVIFLIYKKITGKKEAAAATNGAAAKGANSKQLLTDAWIVKTDALAQAIEASGTLQSNEEVEVKPEINGRITHLYFKEGTNVKKGDLLVKIYDEDLRAQLQKLKLQQELAKTTLERQENLLKINGISRQDVDVTRNQVSAYGADMQYTQTQLQKTELRAPFSGKLGLRNVSEGAIVSSATIITTLQQIDPLKMDFAVAEKYRNVIKIGDQVSFSVAGDNKEYKGSIYAIDPKIDLTTRTVKLRAIVPNNNGTLFPGSFAKVKITLKDLPDAIMIPSQAVIPGTRDKKVIVADSGKAKFVIVETGIRNENNVQITSGLQPGDTVVTTGILQLKPGMPLKFNKIQ; from the coding sequence ATGCCCAACATCAACAAAACAGTCCGCTCCACTATTATAGTGGTAGCTGTAGGCATCGTGATCTTTCTGATTTATAAAAAAATAACCGGCAAAAAAGAAGCTGCCGCCGCAACCAACGGCGCCGCCGCCAAAGGAGCCAACTCAAAACAGCTCCTCACAGACGCCTGGATCGTAAAAACTGATGCCCTCGCTCAAGCCATCGAAGCAAGCGGTACATTACAAAGCAATGAAGAAGTAGAAGTTAAACCGGAAATTAACGGCCGCATCACCCACCTCTATTTTAAAGAAGGTACCAACGTTAAAAAAGGCGACCTCCTCGTAAAAATCTACGATGAAGACCTTCGCGCCCAATTACAAAAACTGAAACTACAACAGGAACTGGCCAAAACAACACTCGAACGCCAGGAAAACCTGCTCAAAATAAACGGTATCAGCCGCCAGGATGTAGACGTAACCCGCAACCAGGTTAGTGCCTACGGCGCCGATATGCAATACACCCAGACCCAGCTGCAGAAAACAGAACTCCGCGCCCCCTTCAGCGGCAAACTCGGACTCCGCAATGTCAGTGAAGGAGCCATCGTATCTTCTGCTACCATCATTACCACCCTCCAACAGATAGACCCTCTTAAAATGGACTTCGCCGTAGCAGAAAAATACCGGAACGTCATCAAAATAGGCGACCAGGTCAGCTTCTCCGTTGCCGGCGACAATAAAGAATACAAAGGCAGCATCTATGCTATCGATCCGAAAATAGATCTGACCACCCGCACCGTTAAACTCAGGGCCATCGTACCCAACAATAATGGTACACTCTTCCCCGGATCTTTTGCTAAAGTAAAGATCACCCTGAAAGATCTTCCGGATGCTATCATGATCCCCTCTCAGGCAGTCATCCCTGGCACCCGCGATAAAAAAGTAATCGTTGCCGATAGTGGCAAAGCCAAATTTGTGATCGTAGAAACAGGCATCCGCAACGAAAACAATGTACAGATCACCAGCGGCCTCCAGCCAGGAGATACCGTAGTTACCACCGGTATCCTCCAGCTGAAACCTGGTATGCCGCTGAAGTTCAACAAAATACAATAG